The following is a genomic window from Candidatus Methylomirabilota bacterium.
TTTCAGTGCGCCACGCCCGAGGAGATCCGCCGCTACCTGATCCTGTTCGACTTCGGCAAGGAGATCCTCACCCAGTTCCACATGCAGAACGTCCCGGCCGCCCTCGACATCGCCTTCGTCAAGGACGACGGGAAGATCTTCGCCATCTCGAAGATGGACCCGAGCCCCACCGAGCTGTACGGCCCGCTCGGCCCGTTCCGCTATGCCATCGAGGCGCACGCCGGGTTCTTCGCGAGCCAGGGCATCCGTCAGGGTGAGGCGAGGCTGGTGATCCCGCCGGCCCGCTGAGCGCGACCATGCACGGCCGGCACACCCACGGCTCCATGCACAAGCGGCGTCTGGTGGCCGTGTTCGGCCTGACCGCCGGCTTCCTGGTGATCGAGGCCGCGGTCGGGCTCTGGACGGGCAGCCTCTCGCTCCTCGCCGACGCGACCCACATGCTGGTCGACGCGGGCGGCATCCTGCTGAGCCTGCTCGCGGTGTGGTTCGCGGAGCGTCCGGCCACCCCGGCGAAGACCTACGGCTACTACCGCGTCGAGATCCTCGCCGCGCTGGTCAACGGCGTGGTGCTCTGCGTGATGGCCATCGCGATCCTGGTGGCCACCTACGAGCGCATGTGGCAGCCACCGGTGGTGCCGGGCGGCCCGATCCTGGCGGTGGCGGTGCTGGGGCTCGCGGTGAACCTGTCGAGCCTCGCCCTGCTGCACGCGGGCGCGCACGCGAGCCTGAACGTGCGCAGCGCGTACCTGGAGGTGCTGGGCGACGCGCTGAGCTCGGCCATCGTGATCAGCGCCGGGGCGGTCATCCTGCTCACCGGATGGGTGTGGGTCGACCTGGTCGCGGGCGCCCTGATCGCGGTCTTCATCCTGCCCCGCACCTGGGCCCTCCTGCGCCAGGCCGTCAACATCCTGCTCGAGGGAGCCCCCGCCCACCTCGACGTGCGGGAGATCGAGGACGCGATGGCCGCGGCGCCCGCGGTGCGGCGCGTCCACGACCTGCACGTCTGGACGCTGACCTCGGGCCGCGAGGCCATGAGCGCGCACGTCGTCGTCGAGGCCGGCGCGCCCGGCGACAAGATCCTCGAAGCGCTGCACCTCATCCTCCACGCCAGATTCGGCATCGATCACACCACGATCCAGATCGAGACCGAGCCAGCCCCTCTCATCCAGATCACCCCCCGGGCCGGGGCCGGCTGATACTCGGGTAAGCCGCGGCCCACAATGCAGGAGTCTCGACCATGAAGACCGTGCTGATGCTGCTGCTCGCCGCGGTCGGGCTCGGGGTCTCGTCCGGGGCTTCCGCCCAGGACGACCGGGTGACCGTCGAGCTCGCGAACCCGCAGAAGTTCAGCGACTTCAAGACCAGCTGCGTGAACCGGCCCGTGGATGTCACCGCGCTCGCGGCCCAGCTGGAGCGCTCGGTGAAGATCACCGCCGGCCGCTGGCTGCCCGAGGGACAGCGGATGGAGATCACGGTGAGCAACATCGACATGGCGGGGGACATCGAGGTGTGGCGCAACCCGTTCGCCTGCGACCTGCGGACCATGAAGGACATCTACCCGCCGCGCATCGACCTCACCTTCCGGATCCTCGACGCGGAGGGCAAGGAGATCCGCACCGGCACCCGCCGGCTCGTGGACGTCAACTACCTGGACCGCTCGACGCCCTCGGGCATCGACCAGCTGCGCTACGAGAAGGACCTGCTCGCGGACTGGCTGCAGCGCGAGCTGGGCGCGCGGGCCGGCTCGTGATGGGCCGGCGAGCCGAGCGCTGAGGCGGGCCCATGCAGCGCAGCGAGGCGCGCATCCTGACCACCCACGTGGGCAGCCTCCCGCGGGCGCCCGTCCTGCGGGACCTGCTCGTCCAACGGGACCGCGGCGAGCCGGTGGACGCGGCCGCCCTCGACCGCGAGGCCGCCGCCGCGGTCGAGCGTGTGGTGGCAGGCCAGCTCGACGCGGGGATCGACGTCATCAACAACGGCGAGCAGCCGCGCGCCGGCTTCTCGACCTACGTGGCCGGCCGCATGCGCGGCTTCGGCGGCACGAGCCGTCGGCAGCTCGCCCGTGACCTGATCGACTTCCCCGACTACGCCGACATGCTGGCCCGGCGGCGGCGCGACGCCGCCCGCATCGGCGACGCCCCCCAGGCCATCGCGGAGGTGGAGTACGCGGATCTGGGCCCCGCCGCCGCGGAGTGCGACGGCTTCCTGCGCGCGACCGAGGGCCGCGCCGGGCGGTTCGTCGAGCGCTTCATGACCGCCGCGTCGCCGGGCGTGATCGCCACCATCCTGCTCTCCGCGCACTACCGCTCGCACGAGGACTACGTGATGGCGCTGGCCCGCGAGATGCGGAAGGAGTACCGGCTGATCCACGAGCGGGGCCTGCTCTTGCAGGTGGACTGCCCCGACCTGGCCATGGAGCGCGCCCGCTTCTTCCAGCACGACTCGCTCGATCGCTTCGTGCAGATGGTCGACCTGCACGTGCGCGCGATCAACCAGGCCACCGAGGGGATCCCGGCCGATCGTCTCCGGCTCCATCTCTGCTGGGGCAACTACGACGGCCCGCACACCCACGACGTGCCGCTGGAGGCGGTCCTGCCCGTCGTGCTGAAGGCCCGCGTGGGCGCGCTGTCGCTGCCCCTGGCCAACCCGCGACACCAGCACGAGTACCGCGTGCTGAAACAGCACCGGATCCCCGACGGCATGCTGCTGCTGCCCGGCGTGATCGACACGACCACCAACTACGTCGAGCATCCCGAGGTGGTGGCCGATCGCATCCTGGCCGCGGTGGACGCAGTCGGCGACCGCACCCGGGTGATCGCCTCCACCGACTGCGGCTTCGGCACCTTCGCGGGCTCCGAGATGGTCGCCCACTCGGTGGTGTGGGCCAAGCTCGCTGCGCTCAGCGAGGGCGCCGCCCTCGCCAGCCGGCGCCTCTGGTCCTGACCGTCACGCGGTCGGTCGGCCGACCGCGGATCGACCGGCCACGGCCCGGTTGCGCGCGACGAGGCGGGCCCCCATCAGGGCGCCGACATAGATCATCAGCGCGTCGGTGACCGCCGGGGTGTGGACCGGCTGCAGGACCTGGGCCGCCTCCAGGAGCGCGCCCAGGAGGAGGACCAGCCAGAGCCGCGGCCGGGGCCACGCGTGGCGCATGGCCGCGCCCACGAGCGCGCCCAGCCCGACCTTCTTGGCCAGGTCGAAGAGCGCGGATTGCGCGTCGGCACCGTAGTACGAGGTGAACGGCACCCACTCGATGCGCGCGATCCGCGCGGAGAGCGCCGGCGTCGAGGCGACGACCGTGAAGGGCGTCAGCTCCTCGTACACCAGCAGCGCGACCGCGCCCGCGACGAGCCACGCGGGCCCGTGCTCGCGGACGATCCACAGCCGGGCCAGGGCGGGCAGCACGGTGACCCCGAGCAATCCGCCCGCCGTCGCGAGCAGGACGTTGTCGACGTTGGGCGCCCGTCCCACGATCATGAGCTTGCCGCCCTCGAGGGCGATCGCGAGCAGCGTGGTGCCGATCCAGGCGAGGAGACCGGCCGCGCGCATCGGCACCCCGGCGAGCGCGGCCCGCGCGAGCACGGCGGCCGCCGCGTACGCGAGCGCCTTCTCGACCACCAG
Proteins encoded in this region:
- a CDS encoding DUF192 domain-containing protein, translating into MIRAGAAALGVAVWLGVAALGAAQGPAQKTAPAAANPECPRWRDAFASMPFRMVSIQAGNRTIALRVKTAETGERQAAGFQCATPEEIRRYLILFDFGKEILTQFHMQNVPAALDIAFVKDDGKIFAISKMDPSPTELYGPLGPFRYAIEAHAGFFASQGIRQGEARLVIPPAR
- a CDS encoding cation diffusion facilitator family transporter; translation: MHGRHTHGSMHKRRLVAVFGLTAGFLVIEAAVGLWTGSLSLLADATHMLVDAGGILLSLLAVWFAERPATPAKTYGYYRVEILAALVNGVVLCVMAIAILVATYERMWQPPVVPGGPILAVAVLGLAVNLSSLALLHAGAHASLNVRSAYLEVLGDALSSAIVISAGAVILLTGWVWVDLVAGALIAVFILPRTWALLRQAVNILLEGAPAHLDVREIEDAMAAAPAVRRVHDLHVWTLTSGREAMSAHVVVEAGAPGDKILEALHLILHARFGIDHTTIQIETEPAPLIQITPRAGAG
- a CDS encoding DUF3016 domain-containing protein, with the protein product MKTVLMLLLAAVGLGVSSGASAQDDRVTVELANPQKFSDFKTSCVNRPVDVTALAAQLERSVKITAGRWLPEGQRMEITVSNIDMAGDIEVWRNPFACDLRTMKDIYPPRIDLTFRILDAEGKEIRTGTRRLVDVNYLDRSTPSGIDQLRYEKDLLADWLQRELGARAGS
- a CDS encoding methionine synthase → MQRSEARILTTHVGSLPRAPVLRDLLVQRDRGEPVDAAALDREAAAAVERVVAGQLDAGIDVINNGEQPRAGFSTYVAGRMRGFGGTSRRQLARDLIDFPDYADMLARRRRDAARIGDAPQAIAEVEYADLGPAAAECDGFLRATEGRAGRFVERFMTAASPGVIATILLSAHYRSHEDYVMALAREMRKEYRLIHERGLLLQVDCPDLAMERARFFQHDSLDRFVQMVDLHVRAINQATEGIPADRLRLHLCWGNYDGPHTHDVPLEAVLPVVLKARVGALSLPLANPRHQHEYRVLKQHRIPDGMLLLPGVIDTTTNYVEHPEVVADRILAAVDAVGDRTRVIASTDCGFGTFAGSEMVAHSVVWAKLAALSEGAALASRRLWS
- a CDS encoding VanZ family protein, whose amino-acid sequence is MTARRLPVALLVVYVVFVAYGSFFPFNFAYDPHAMDRLLDSPLPRLHDAAGRRLVSLPDLVSNVLLGVPVGILMIWSGLAGRGLLTRVAAVVALDATLAAAVEIGQLYLPGRTASLIDVVAQVIGSIGAAVVTHALLAGAERPAGPRLVAALHRRPALAGLLVVVVVLAADALYPFAVTLDVSTVWENLKAGTWRPLGSLGRAFWPDLVVEKALAYAAAAVLARAALAGVPMRAAGLLAWIGTTLLAIALEGGKLMIVGRAPNVDNVLLATAGGLLGVTVLPALARLWIVREHGPAWLVAGAVALLVYEELTPFTVVASTPALSARIARIEWVPFTSYYGADAQSALFDLAKKVGLGALVGAAMRHAWPRPRLWLVLLLGALLEAAQVLQPVHTPAVTDALMIYVGALMGARLVARNRAVAGRSAVGRPTA